A single window of Deinococcus misasensis DSM 22328 DNA harbors:
- a CDS encoding GH1 family beta-glucosidase — protein MTVKSLAPSQEVISNSPPRFPKGFIWGTATSSFQIEGAAHEDGRSPSIWDTFCATEGKILDRTNGDIACDHYHLWEQDLDLIKSLGVQAYRFSIAWPRVIPTGKGAVNSKGLDFYERIVDGLIARGLEPHVTLYHWDLPQCLQDIGGWENRDVAYYFADYAAVVADRLGSRVKSYATFNEPWCVSILSNELGHHAPGKFDRKAALQVAHHLHLAHGLAMSRLRGMNLTSDLGIVLNLTPAYAASDSEADQHEATMNDGRTNRWFLDPILRGEYPQDVWEAYEEEGVLPTVLPGDLAVASQPIDFMGINYYTRSFVSVDDKKLPEGTEFTDMGWEVFPQGLSDLLIRLHNEYKLPDIYITENGAAYPDQMAEDGHVHDTGRINYLNSHFKAAHASLEAGVPLKGYFVWSLMDNFEWAFGYSKRFGVVYVDYETQKRTLKDSALWYRDFLKEQ, from the coding sequence ATGACTGTAAAATCCCTCGCTCCATCTCAAGAAGTCATTTCCAACAGCCCGCCCCGTTTTCCAAAGGGCTTCATCTGGGGAACTGCCACTTCCAGTTTTCAGATTGAAGGGGCCGCCCACGAAGACGGACGCAGCCCTTCCATCTGGGACACGTTCTGCGCCACCGAGGGAAAAATCCTGGACCGCACCAACGGCGACATCGCCTGTGACCACTACCACCTCTGGGAACAGGACCTTGACCTGATCAAAAGCCTCGGGGTTCAAGCCTACCGCTTCTCCATCGCATGGCCCCGAGTGATCCCCACAGGCAAAGGTGCCGTCAACAGCAAAGGTCTCGATTTCTATGAGCGCATTGTGGATGGTCTGATTGCCCGTGGTCTGGAACCCCACGTGACCCTGTACCACTGGGACCTTCCCCAGTGCCTGCAAGACATCGGCGGCTGGGAAAACCGGGATGTGGCCTATTACTTTGCAGATTACGCTGCCGTGGTGGCAGACCGTCTGGGAAGCCGGGTCAAGAGCTACGCCACCTTCAATGAGCCATGGTGTGTCTCCATCCTGTCCAACGAACTCGGGCACCATGCACCCGGCAAGTTTGACCGGAAAGCCGCCCTGCAAGTGGCCCACCACCTGCATCTGGCCCACGGTCTGGCCATGTCCCGCCTGCGTGGCATGAACCTGACCTCAGATCTGGGCATTGTGCTCAACCTGACCCCTGCATATGCAGCCTCCGACAGCGAAGCCGACCAGCACGAGGCCACCATGAACGATGGCAGAACCAACCGCTGGTTCTTGGACCCCATTTTGCGCGGTGAGTATCCTCAGGATGTCTGGGAAGCTTACGAAGAAGAAGGCGTGCTGCCCACAGTATTGCCCGGCGATCTGGCAGTGGCCTCACAACCCATTGATTTCATGGGCATCAACTACTACACCCGCTCTTTTGTGAGTGTGGATGACAAGAAACTCCCAGAGGGCACCGAGTTCACCGACATGGGCTGGGAAGTGTTCCCTCAGGGCCTCAGCGACCTGTTGATTCGCCTGCACAACGAGTACAAGCTGCCTGACATCTACATCACCGAAAACGGTGCAGCTTACCCCGACCAGATGGCCGAAGATGGACACGTGCATGACACGGGACGCATCAACTACCTGAATTCCCACTTCAAGGCAGCACATGCCAGCCTTGAAGCCGGAGTGCCCCTCAAAGGTTACTTTGTGTGGTCCCTCATGGACAATTTCGAATGGGCTTTCGGGTACAGCAAGCGTTTTGGCGTGGTGTATGTGGATTACGAAACCCAGAAGCGCACACTCAAAGACAGCGCCCTCTGGTACCGTGACTTTTTGAAAGAACAATGA